In Allomuricauda ruestringensis DSM 13258, the following proteins share a genomic window:
- a CDS encoding efflux transporter outer membrane subunit produces MKKSIVILITTFVLASCGVTKRDYDVRNQVNVGGDFLEKEIADKAFTQAIITKAWWSEFNDPVLDTLMEKARRHNLDINAAVANYKASRAFLKENKLDRLPTVTANGDYTRTRLGENVFVQGSNPTFSTYSASLDAFWEVDLFGRVTNRIKGAYANSNLALADMNGIYVSIFAEVANSYMELRGTQYLLDIAQRNLQGQQETYDLTVKLSEAGTSNSLDVSRALAQLERTRASIPPLEARVEALKNNLSVLIGEVPGNLDAEIASKQPLPSLPATVALGNVQEMLRRRPDVRQAEAALQVRIAAYNISVADLYPKIEFGGSVGFSAVDFSNFGEKPSFTWSLVPSISWAAFNLGRVKQQVKKNDALAIAAINQYEKAVLQGLEEIKTSLSNYTKELQRREILRISSKASAQAADFAKQRFNSGLDSFIDYLNADNTLLQAENALALSEISSATSLIAIYKALGGGWEIISAEELDSKFETMQLAKAKGD; encoded by the coding sequence ATGAAAAAATCAATTGTAATACTAATTACCACATTCGTCTTGGCTTCCTGTGGCGTCACAAAGCGCGATTATGATGTCCGCAACCAAGTGAATGTTGGAGGGGACTTTCTTGAAAAGGAAATCGCCGATAAAGCTTTTACCCAAGCCATCATTACCAAAGCATGGTGGTCTGAATTCAATGACCCGGTTCTTGATACGCTTATGGAAAAAGCAAGAAGGCATAACTTGGACATCAATGCAGCAGTGGCAAATTATAAAGCCTCCCGTGCATTCCTAAAGGAGAACAAACTGGATCGGCTCCCAACGGTTACCGCCAACGGGGATTATACCAGGACCCGGTTGGGCGAAAATGTATTTGTTCAGGGCAGCAACCCTACTTTTAGCACCTATAGTGCAAGTTTGGATGCCTTTTGGGAGGTCGATCTTTTCGGAAGGGTGACCAATAGGATTAAGGGGGCTTATGCCAACAGTAATCTGGCTTTGGCCGATATGAACGGCATCTATGTGAGCATATTTGCTGAAGTGGCCAATAGTTATATGGAGCTTCGCGGAACGCAATATCTATTGGATATCGCCCAACGAAATTTACAAGGCCAGCAAGAAACTTATGATCTTACGGTCAAATTGTCGGAGGCCGGTACCAGTAATAGTCTGGATGTGTCCAGGGCTTTGGCCCAACTTGAGCGCACCCGTGCCAGTATTCCACCTTTGGAGGCCAGGGTAGAGGCACTAAAAAACAATCTCAGTGTATTGATCGGGGAGGTGCCGGGCAATTTGGATGCTGAAATTGCCAGTAAGCAACCTTTACCAAGTCTACCTGCAACGGTGGCTTTGGGCAATGTTCAAGAAATGCTCAGGAGGCGACCCGATGTTCGCCAAGCAGAAGCAGCACTTCAAGTTAGGATTGCGGCCTATAATATTTCGGTGGCGGATCTATATCCCAAAATAGAATTTGGGGGTTCCGTGGGATTTTCGGCTGTGGATTTTTCCAACTTTGGAGAAAAACCATCGTTCACTTGGAGCCTGGTTCCCAGCATCAGTTGGGCAGCATTCAATTTGGGCCGTGTAAAGCAGCAGGTCAAAAAGAACGATGCCCTTGCCATTGCAGCCATCAACCAATATGAAAAGGCCGTCCTTCAGGGATTGGAAGAAATAAAGACTTCTTTAAGCAACTATACCAAAGAGTTGCAAAGAAGGGAGATTTTACGCATATCCTCTAAAGCAAGCGCCCAGGCTGCGGACTTTGCAAAACAACGCTTTAATTCCGGATTGGACAGTTTTATTGATTATCTCAATGCGGACAACACTTTATTGCAAGCAGAGAATGCATTAGCTTTAAGCGAAATTTCGTCCGCTACGTCCCTCATTGCCATTTACAAAGCTTTAGGTGGAGGATGGGAGATCATCTCAGCGGAAGAATTGGACAGTAAATTTGAAACCATGCAATTGGCCAAGGCCAAAGGCGATTAA
- a CDS encoding helix-turn-helix domain-containing protein, whose product MSKADIPVFENTNDLHEAVGFAHRSHIPNFDVFAVEDLGATSRRCMPPYRQGFYQIGLLNYTGTSRLNLNTDVMELEEFPLWFVVPGQIFSWVRDEKMSGFYVMFRKEFLINTFPDLHKDFPFLKMTENNVMMLTKEEHESLNFDIERMHSVFKNPHPYQEKMLEGMLGSLLYFCKAIHERHKTTENHLSRSQIIANQFEALVDKMYVDTKNVSDYAEELNITPNYLTTTIKKLTGKSAKDIIQERLLMESKSLLKYSGLDISEIAYRLNFQEPTHFTRFFKNLSGVTPNQFRRM is encoded by the coding sequence ATGAGCAAGGCTGACATACCAGTTTTTGAAAATACAAATGACCTTCATGAGGCCGTAGGGTTTGCCCATAGGAGCCATATACCCAATTTTGATGTCTTTGCCGTAGAGGATTTGGGGGCCACATCAAGAAGGTGCATGCCACCCTATCGACAGGGGTTTTATCAGATAGGGTTGCTGAACTATACGGGAACAAGTAGGCTGAACCTGAATACAGATGTGATGGAACTAGAGGAGTTTCCGTTGTGGTTCGTAGTACCAGGACAGATCTTCTCATGGGTTAGGGATGAGAAAATGTCAGGTTTTTATGTGATGTTCAGAAAAGAGTTTTTGATCAATACGTTTCCTGACCTTCATAAGGATTTTCCCTTTTTGAAGATGACCGAGAACAATGTGATGATGCTCACCAAAGAAGAACATGAATCGCTGAACTTTGATATAGAACGAATGCACTCCGTATTTAAAAACCCGCATCCCTATCAGGAAAAAATGCTCGAAGGTATGCTGGGCTCCCTGTTGTATTTCTGCAAGGCAATACATGAACGGCATAAGACCACGGAAAATCATTTGAGCAGGTCTCAAATTATAGCAAACCAGTTTGAGGCCTTGGTGGATAAGATGTATGTTGACACAAAGAATGTGAGCGATTATGCCGAAGAATTGAACATAACACCGAATTATCTGACCACGACCATCAAGAAATTGACCGGAAAAAGTGCCAAGGATATCATTCAGGAGCGACTTTTGATGGAAAGTAAGAGTTTGTTGAAATATTCTGGTCTCGATATATCGGAAATTGCATATCGTTTAAATTTTCAGGAACCGACCCATTTTACTAGATTCTTTAAGAATTTAAGTGGCGTTACGCCCAATCAATTTAGGAGAATGTAA
- a CDS encoding SDR family NAD(P)-dependent oxidoreductase → MNRKHVAVVTEAGNGLGKKFAKILKDNDYNVVLAACRESYEKLSKDGEGLRDYELIEVDFTSEESLATFEKTICESYGKLDLLINNAEIVNGFGHKIDQINIEDIKEVYEINFFSVIRTIQVLKPLLKKSNDPRIINITSSLGEIDKMKDESFCYSGYSLTAYSTSKAALNMFTHLQCKEFKPSKIKMYSFDPVNMKNCTYNSVIICDGVKDEFISLIERKA, encoded by the coding sequence ATGAATAGGAAGCATGTTGCCGTTGTTACGGAAGCTGGTAATGGATTGGGCAAGAAATTTGCAAAGATCCTGAAGGACAATGATTATAATGTTGTGCTGGCCGCTTGTAGGGAGAGTTATGAAAAACTTTCCAAAGACGGGGAAGGTTTACGTGATTATGAACTTATCGAAGTCGATTTTACTTCAGAAGAAAGTCTGGCAACATTCGAAAAAACTATCTGCGAATCGTATGGAAAATTGGACTTGCTGATCAACAATGCGGAAATCGTAAACGGTTTTGGACACAAAATAGATCAGATCAACATCGAGGACATAAAGGAAGTCTACGAGATCAATTTCTTTTCGGTCATACGGACCATTCAGGTGCTCAAGCCTTTATTGAAGAAAAGTAATGATCCCCGTATCATAAATATTACCAGTTCCTTGGGAGAAATCGATAAAATGAAGGATGAGTCCTTTTGCTATTCGGGGTACAGCCTTACCGCTTATTCTACGTCAAAAGCGGCCCTTAACATGTTTACCCATTTACAGTGCAAGGAGTTCAAGCCTTCCAAGATCAAGATGTACAGTTTTGATCCTGTAAATATGAAAAATTGCACCTATAATTCCGTTATCATTTGTGATGGTGTCAAGGATGAGTTTATCTCCTTGATCGAAAGAAAGGCATAG
- a CDS encoding amidohydrolase family protein produces MKKLLFAVLLLLPMLVCAQTIGAPDRKPGEGEGPFDRLIIRGAILIDGTGGPASGPVDIIVEDNKIVDIARVGVPKVPIDESKRPKLGNGKTKEIDATGKYVMPGLIDLHVHTGGAPKAPEAEYVYKLWMAHGITTIRGVPFGNLEWSLKEKERSAKNEIVAPRMVSFHRIGTGKEWEGRKILTPEDAREWVRYANKKGVDGLKLVSHRPAIMEAVLDEANSLGMGSTAHLAQSGVAQMNTIDAARLGLTSMTHFYGLFESMYENNDVQPWPVDINYGDEQHRFGQVARQWNLVKPGGEKWNALLDEFLKLDFYINPTMTIYSAGRDVMRARNADWHEKYTLPSLMDFFSPSRTSHGAYWFDWTTEDEVAWKKYYQVWMQFLNEYKNRGGKITLGSDSGFIYQLYGFGTILELEMFQEAGFHPLEVIRAATMHSAQEIFKPLKKPIEYGVIREGLLADMIIVDENPLQNLKVLYGTGAVRLNDDTAKVERVGGIEYTIKDGIIYDAKKLLSDVEAMVDKQKQERSK; encoded by the coding sequence ATGAAAAAATTATTATTTGCAGTACTTCTTTTGCTCCCCATGCTGGTGTGTGCCCAAACCATTGGAGCACCGGATAGAAAACCGGGTGAAGGAGAGGGCCCTTTTGACAGACTTATTATTAGAGGTGCCATTTTAATTGATGGGACCGGTGGCCCAGCATCTGGACCTGTGGACATTATTGTCGAGGACAACAAAATTGTGGATATCGCAAGAGTCGGTGTTCCCAAAGTTCCAATCGACGAATCCAAACGTCCAAAACTGGGCAATGGCAAAACCAAAGAAATCGATGCCACAGGAAAATACGTAATGCCAGGTCTTATAGATTTACACGTACACACTGGAGGTGCTCCAAAAGCCCCAGAAGCGGAATACGTATATAAATTATGGATGGCCCATGGAATTACTACAATCAGAGGCGTACCTTTTGGCAACTTGGAATGGTCGCTAAAAGAAAAGGAAAGAAGTGCCAAAAATGAAATTGTGGCGCCCAGAATGGTCTCCTTCCATAGAATTGGAACTGGAAAAGAATGGGAAGGCCGTAAAATCTTGACACCGGAAGATGCCAGGGAATGGGTGCGCTACGCCAACAAAAAAGGTGTGGATGGACTAAAATTGGTGTCCCACCGTCCTGCCATCATGGAGGCCGTACTCGACGAAGCAAACTCATTGGGAATGGGAAGCACCGCTCACCTTGCACAAAGTGGCGTGGCACAAATGAACACCATTGATGCTGCCAGATTGGGACTTACCAGTATGACCCACTTTTATGGGCTATTTGAATCCATGTACGAAAACAACGATGTACAACCTTGGCCGGTTGACATCAATTACGGAGATGAGCAACATCGCTTTGGGCAAGTTGCCCGTCAATGGAACTTGGTGAAACCTGGTGGCGAAAAATGGAACGCCCTACTTGATGAATTCTTGAAACTTGATTTCTACATCAACCCAACCATGACCATCTATTCCGCAGGCAGGGATGTGATGAGAGCACGTAATGCAGACTGGCACGAAAAATACACTTTGCCATCTTTGATGGATTTCTTTTCACCCAGTCGTACAAGCCATGGTGCTTACTGGTTCGACTGGACCACAGAAGATGAAGTGGCGTGGAAAAAATATTATCAAGTATGGATGCAGTTCCTGAATGAATATAAGAACAGGGGCGGGAAGATTACCCTAGGTTCAGATTCAGGTTTCATATATCAACTGTACGGTTTTGGGACAATCTTGGAGCTTGAAATGTTTCAAGAAGCAGGATTCCATCCATTGGAAGTCATTCGTGCCGCCACAATGCACAGCGCTCAAGAAATCTTCAAACCTTTAAAAAAACCTATTGAATATGGAGTGATTCGCGAAGGTTTGTTGGCGGATATGATCATTGTGGATGAAAACCCACTTCAAAACCTAAAAGTGCTGTATGGAACTGGTGCCGTTCGTTTGAACGATGACACTGCAAAAGTTGAAAGAGTTGGTGGAATAGAATACACCATTAAAGATGGTATCATATATGACGCTAAAAAATTGTTGAGCGACGTGGAAGCCATGGTGGACAAGCAAAAACAAGAAAGGAGCAAATAA
- a CDS encoding RNA polymerase sigma-70 factor: MRFKVEELFKNNYPLLCLVSFSIVKDKDIAKDIVQDFFVSFWNKRESIIIQISFEAYAKKSVKNLSLQYLEKKKREQKLLDTFETDTGVPETKSDKQNNKLNELINKLPKKRKEIFVSVVVDGKSYTEIAEANGISVNTVKTQMKRAYAFLRSYKKEDYISVILLIQLSRIVEQLPSFY; this comes from the coding sequence ATGAGATTTAAGGTTGAAGAGCTTTTTAAAAACAATTATCCTCTTTTGTGCTTGGTTTCCTTTTCCATAGTAAAGGACAAGGATATTGCGAAGGACATTGTGCAAGATTTCTTTGTTTCGTTTTGGAACAAACGGGAATCCATTATCATACAGATATCTTTCGAAGCCTACGCCAAAAAATCCGTCAAGAATTTGAGCCTTCAATATTTAGAAAAGAAGAAAAGAGAGCAAAAGCTCCTAGACACCTTTGAAACGGATACAGGTGTCCCCGAAACCAAATCGGACAAACAAAATAATAAATTGAACGAGCTCATCAATAAATTGCCAAAAAAGAGGAAAGAAATTTTTGTGTCGGTCGTGGTGGATGGAAAAAGCTATACGGAGATTGCAGAAGCCAATGGTATTTCCGTAAACACCGTAAAAACCCAAATGAAACGGGCATATGCATTTTTAAGATCTTATAAAAAAGAAGATTATATTTCTGTAATTCTGCTAATACAGCTATCCCGAATCGTGGAACAGCTACCGTCCTTTTATTGA
- a CDS encoding FecR family protein, with protein MHKKETLRTLLKKLKESTSWKDKSDKEFEYFTQELIERIIEEDLVDESLELLEGLDVDKDWKSLQSKMSKNKIKRLSPQRIFKYAAIFVGIVSLGIGFVWESTTNDDRMFSVMDDEHVTLDTGSDRTLIESHGSHGVILPSGETVAIHNGDTLIYGSNEEIKDIVYNELNIPNGKMFTLVLPDGTKVRLNSGTRIKFPVKFPKQGIREVLVYGEAYFDVTKDERRPFVVNSKEIAVKVLGTQFNLSSYQDQNEVAIVLVEGSVSLSHSENSKDKILLKPGEKGAWNRDKGTIEVEKVDVSLHTGWVNGEVVFRNAPFTELLASLERTYNVQIENTNKDIAEQTFSARFNRNVEKIEDVLDALRIITPFDYEVEGGDNRKKVSIKIK; from the coding sequence ATGCATAAGAAAGAAACATTGCGTACACTTTTAAAAAAGTTGAAGGAGTCGACCAGTTGGAAAGATAAATCCGATAAGGAGTTCGAATATTTCACTCAAGAATTGATCGAGCGTATTATTGAAGAGGATTTGGTGGACGAATCTTTGGAGCTTTTAGAGGGGTTGGATGTGGATAAGGATTGGAAATCCTTGCAATCTAAAATGTCGAAGAATAAGATTAAAAGACTATCCCCTCAAAGAATTTTCAAATATGCGGCCATTTTTGTTGGAATTGTCTCGCTGGGCATTGGTTTTGTTTGGGAAAGTACCACCAACGATGATAGAATGTTTTCCGTAATGGATGATGAGCATGTGACATTGGATACGGGTTCGGATAGAACCCTGATAGAGTCGCATGGTAGCCATGGCGTTATACTTCCATCTGGTGAAACGGTGGCTATTCACAATGGAGATACATTGATTTATGGTTCAAATGAAGAGATTAAGGACATTGTTTACAATGAACTCAATATACCCAATGGTAAAATGTTCACCCTTGTGCTGCCAGATGGTACTAAAGTTCGTTTAAACTCGGGCACAAGAATTAAATTTCCTGTAAAATTTCCTAAACAAGGCATAAGAGAGGTCTTGGTTTATGGAGAGGCATATTTTGATGTGACCAAGGATGAAAGACGTCCCTTTGTGGTCAACTCCAAAGAAATTGCGGTAAAAGTTTTGGGGACGCAGTTCAATTTGTCTTCCTATCAAGACCAAAACGAAGTAGCTATAGTATTGGTCGAAGGCTCAGTCAGTCTTTCTCATTCAGAAAATAGTAAGGATAAGATTTTATTGAAACCAGGAGAAAAGGGTGCTTGGAATAGGGACAAGGGAACAATCGAGGTGGAAAAAGTGGATGTTTCGCTGCATACAGGATGGGTGAATGGAGAGGTTGTTTTTAGAAATGCACCATTTACAGAATTACTCGCCAGTTTGGAAAGGACCTATAATGTGCAAATAGAAAATACGAACAAGGATATTGCTGAACAAACCTTTAGTGCCAGGTTCAATAGAAATGTAGAAAAAATAGAAGACGTTCTCGACGCACTCAGAATAATTACTCCTTTTGATTATGAGGTAGAGGGGGGTGACAATAGGAAAAAGGTGAGTATCAAAATAAAGTGA
- a CDS encoding SusC/RagA family TonB-linked outer membrane protein, which yields MKKKPSRILFLRSFLKNGLSTRLTIFLIIASIIQIQADPGSQGEKLSLDLEGVTIESALGEIESRSEYRFMYEYNQIPLKKKVSLKTSDQKVEDILTLLFKDTKVVFQFRGRQIILMKSVTKQLEDGSASSESIKSIIQNTVSGTVVDFSGVPLLGANVMVKGTSNGAQTDFDGNFTIDAETGDVLVVSYIGFKTLEVEVTGGGPINIVLQEDSAQLDEVVVTALGISREKKSLGYATQEVDGEDVNRTPTDNVVNALSGKIAGVQIKNNTNMGGSSNVVIRGSTSLTGNNQALFVVDGVPVSNSNFNTSDQQSGTGGFDYGNMASDINPNDIKSINVLKGAAATALYGSRATNGAVIITTKSGAGSKQKPTVTINSNVTMGFIDKTTWPDFQYQYGTGYGAVYGSDGSSFFNDQDVNGDGELDLVTPATAYGSYGAQFDPNLMVYQWDSFYEGSPYYLQPSPWVAPESRLIDFFETPVTMTNSVAVAGGSDKATYRIAYTRFNQDGLMPNSNMTRDNISINTSFDITDKFSVSGSANYILTDALGRNRTGSETGANAQNVISSMRRYWAMNVGIDELRDAYFNTGMNVDPFMGGTIDNPYWVVYENYQNDSRSRIFGNVSAKYKFTDWLNVEGRVSLDTYSFIQEERSNVGTAGAVGRYSRRNINYSEENYDLMINFNKYVTDKLNISGVLGTNIRRTALSSIYAETNGGLVLPDLFSLSNSLNLPPAPIENVEKVGVDGFYGLASFGYDNLIYIDLTGRFDHSSTLPEENSTYFYPSVSSSFVFSNLLDKSWLSFGKLRLNYAEVGSSAPANSLIDVLNKPTPFGAVPLYGTNSTKNNENLLPETTISYETGLEMRFLNSRLGFDLSLYQTNSKDQIIPVAISTTTGYSSRFVNAGEVENKGIEVAINGDIVQTEDFQWKANINWAKNQSEVVSLFEGGSNLQLGTVSGVSINATVGEPYGTIQGTDYIYVDGERLINQETGAYERTTTSNNVIGNITPDWTAGITNQLKYKNFDLNFLIDIQSGGNVYSNDISTGNRSGLYAWSVGLNDLGNPIRNSLADGGGIILDGVAPDGSPNTVRTAMDNYRNATGSVMAPQAYFVYDASYVKLREVSLNYNFPKMPFMDKLSIQSLRLGLTGSNLWIIHKNLPYADPEAGLSSGNLQGSQNGVLPTVRNIGFNLQVQF from the coding sequence ATGAAAAAAAAACCATCTAGAATTCTTTTTTTAAGGAGTTTCTTGAAGAATGGTTTATCAACCCGATTGACCATTTTTCTAATTATCGCTTCAATCATCCAAATTCAGGCGGATCCTGGCTCCCAAGGGGAAAAGCTATCGCTTGATCTGGAGGGGGTTACCATAGAGAGTGCTCTTGGGGAGATCGAGTCCCGTTCGGAGTATCGCTTTATGTACGAGTACAATCAAATTCCTTTAAAAAAGAAAGTAAGTTTAAAAACCAGTGATCAAAAAGTGGAGGATATACTCACACTTCTATTTAAGGACACAAAAGTGGTTTTCCAGTTTAGGGGCAGACAAATTATACTGATGAAATCTGTTACTAAGCAACTTGAAGATGGATCCGCTTCGTCCGAGTCCATTAAATCTATTATCCAGAATACAGTAAGTGGTACTGTTGTTGATTTTAGCGGTGTCCCTTTATTGGGGGCAAACGTTATGGTGAAGGGAACTTCCAATGGTGCACAAACTGATTTCGATGGAAATTTTACGATAGATGCCGAAACGGGTGACGTATTGGTTGTTTCCTATATTGGTTTTAAGACGCTGGAGGTGGAAGTTACCGGTGGTGGACCAATCAACATTGTGCTTCAAGAGGATTCGGCACAGTTGGATGAAGTTGTGGTAACCGCTCTAGGTATTTCCAGAGAGAAAAAATCCTTGGGTTATGCAACGCAAGAAGTTGATGGGGAAGATGTCAACCGGACTCCTACGGACAACGTTGTAAATGCTCTTTCAGGTAAAATTGCAGGTGTTCAGATCAAGAACAACACCAATATGGGCGGATCCAGTAATGTTGTGATTCGTGGTAGTACATCTTTAACAGGTAACAACCAGGCCCTTTTTGTTGTGGACGGTGTTCCAGTAAGTAACTCCAACTTTAACACGTCCGATCAACAAAGTGGTACCGGTGGTTTCGACTACGGCAACATGGCCTCCGATATCAACCCAAACGATATTAAATCCATCAACGTACTGAAAGGTGCGGCCGCAACCGCACTTTATGGGTCTAGGGCCACAAATGGTGCTGTTATCATCACCACCAAATCAGGGGCAGGATCAAAACAAAAACCAACCGTTACCATTAATTCCAATGTGACCATGGGCTTTATAGATAAAACCACATGGCCAGATTTTCAATACCAATATGGTACTGGATATGGAGCGGTATATGGTAGCGATGGCAGTAGTTTTTTCAATGATCAAGATGTCAATGGAGACGGTGAGTTGGATTTGGTGACTCCAGCTACGGCCTATGGCTCTTATGGTGCACAATTTGATCCCAACCTAATGGTGTACCAATGGGATTCTTTTTACGAAGGCTCTCCGTACTATTTGCAGCCATCACCTTGGGTGGCACCCGAAAGTAGGTTAATCGATTTCTTTGAAACACCTGTAACCATGACCAACAGTGTTGCGGTTGCTGGAGGAAGCGATAAGGCGACCTACAGAATTGCCTACACGCGTTTCAATCAAGATGGATTGATGCCGAACAGTAACATGACCAGGGACAATATTTCCATCAATACATCTTTTGATATTACCGATAAGTTTTCCGTTTCCGGAAGTGCAAACTACATACTTACCGATGCTCTTGGAAGAAATAGAACTGGTAGTGAAACAGGTGCCAATGCACAAAACGTAATCTCCTCCATGAGAAGATACTGGGCCATGAACGTTGGTATAGATGAGCTTAGAGATGCTTATTTCAACACAGGAATGAATGTTGACCCATTTATGGGCGGAACGATCGACAATCCTTACTGGGTGGTTTACGAGAACTACCAGAACGATTCACGTAGCAGAATTTTTGGTAACGTATCTGCAAAATATAAGTTCACCGATTGGTTGAATGTTGAAGGTAGAGTGTCCTTGGATACCTATTCCTTTATACAAGAAGAAAGGAGCAACGTAGGTACTGCAGGTGCTGTGGGAAGATATTCCAGAAGAAACATCAACTATAGTGAAGAAAACTATGATTTGATGATCAACTTCAACAAATATGTTACCGACAAGTTGAACATCAGTGGTGTTTTGGGTACCAATATTAGGAGAACTGCTCTTAGTTCAATTTATGCCGAAACAAACGGTGGATTGGTGCTTCCTGACTTGTTTTCCCTGTCCAACTCCTTGAACTTGCCACCTGCGCCTATTGAGAATGTGGAGAAAGTGGGGGTTGATGGATTTTATGGATTGGCTTCCTTTGGTTATGATAACTTGATCTATATTGATTTAACAGGACGATTTGATCATTCCTCTACATTACCAGAGGAGAACAGTACCTATTTCTACCCATCGGTTTCTTCCAGTTTTGTGTTTTCCAATTTGTTGGATAAGAGCTGGTTGAGCTTTGGTAAACTTCGTTTGAACTATGCAGAGGTAGGCAGTTCTGCCCCCGCTAACAGTTTGATCGATGTATTGAACAAACCGACTCCGTTTGGTGCTGTGCCTTTGTACGGTACCAATAGCACCAAGAACAACGAGAACTTATTGCCCGAAACAACGATCAGTTACGAGACAGGTCTTGAAATGAGATTTTTGAACAGTAGGTTAGGTTTCGATCTATCCTTGTACCAAACAAATTCCAAGGATCAGATTATTCCCGTGGCCATTTCAACCACCACTGGATACTCTTCCAGATTTGTGAATGCAGGAGAGGTTGAAAACAAAGGTATTGAGGTAGCCATCAATGGAGACATTGTGCAAACAGAGGATTTTCAATGGAAAGCCAACATAAACTGGGCCAAAAACCAGAGTGAGGTAGTTTCCCTGTTCGAAGGAGGAAGCAACCTCCAATTGGGTACGGTCAGTGGAGTTTCCATCAATGCAACCGTAGGTGAACCCTACGGAACCATTCAAGGTACCGATTACATCTATGTGGACGGTGAGCGTTTGATAAACCAGGAAACAGGAGCTTACGAACGTACAACTACATCCAATAACGTAATTGGAAACATTACACCGGATTGGACGGCAGGTATTACCAATCAGTTGAAGTACAAAAACTTTGATTTGAACTTTTTGATCGATATCCAAAGTGGAGGGAATGTATATTCAAACGATATTTCAACAGGTAACCGTTCAGGTTTGTATGCCTGGTCCGTTGGACTCAATGATCTTGGCAACCCAATAAGAAACTCTCTGGCTGATGGCGGAGGTATTATTTTGGATGGTGTAGCTCCCGATGGATCTCCAAATACCGTTAGAACCGCAATGGACAACTACAGAAATGCAACGGGAAGTGTAATGGCACCACAGGCCTACTTTGTGTACGATGCATCCTATGTGAAGTTGAGAGAAGTTTCCCTTAACTACAATTTCCCAAAAATGCCCTTTATGGACAAACTGAGCATTCAGTCGCTCAGGTTGGGGTTGACAGGTTCCAACTTGTGGATAATTCACAAGAACTTGCCATATGCGGATCCAGAAGCTGGATTGAGTTCCGGTAACTTGCAAGGTTCTCAAAACGGGGTTTTGCCTACGGTAAGAAATATCGGTTTTAACCTACAAGTTCAATTCTAA